DNA from Numida meleagris isolate 19003 breed g44 Domestic line chromosome 24, NumMel1.0, whole genome shotgun sequence:
GAGCACCATGTGAGCTACAAATGGTGAAGGGTTTccaacagccccagcaccagcctGTGCTGTTGGCACCCAGTCTGGCTATCTCAACAACATCCCCTTATCTCCTTGCCCCTGCTTCTTCCCCACCCTCTGCTGCAAGTAGAGATGCCACAGCCTATTCTGGGAGGGATGGGTGAAAAAAGGCAGATAAGGGGTGGCCACCCATTGGGTCCCACCCACGATGTGTGTCCACACCCTTTCTGGTGACCCACACGGTTACCAGAAGTCCATGGGgtccctgccatgggctgcatTGTGCTGCTTTGCCCAGCCACAACCTTGGCCAAGGGCGGATCCTGGTAcagggatgtggcactgtgCACTGGAGGGCTCTGGGACAAtggagtccctgtccctgctgaggGATGTCCCACAGGGCTAACACTGGGGGCTGAGCCACCATATGCAGCACCATGTGCACAGCCTCTCCTCAGGGATGGAGGGTTTAAAAATATCTGGGCCTGTTTGCAAGGCGTTGTGGCCACTCCAGAGTGGTATCTGCGTCACGTTGTCTTCAGCAGGGTGAAGTAAACCTGTCGAGGGCTCTTTTGAATGGGAAAAGGTGAAGCCATTGGGGTGGCACAGCCAGGACATTCCCACTGGAGCTGGGTCCTGTGTCCCCACCTAGACCCGCTCCCCTTGGGGCTGATGGGGCCTTTGGTGGCACGGCCAAGGAGCAACCTGCAGAAACATGATCTGTGGCTGAGCCTcctgcagcatggggctgggcaGGATGGCTGGACACCCTCTGAATCAGCTTTTCTCCTCCACCCCATCAGCACTGCGGGTGGGGGTCCAGCACCACGGTGTTAGGCCAAGCTCTGCACCGTCAGAAGCTGCTCACTCCATCCCTGCCCCAAttcctctgctgtgtttgtAAAATGGAGCTGGGAGCAATGCGACCCTCAGAGGGCTCCCACACGTGGGATGTGTCCTTGGGGTGCTGGATGGAGACATCTCATCCCTCCTGGACACCCCCAGCCCGGAGCTTTGCCAGCGCTGTGACCTGGTGCAGTCCTGTGCCTCAGCTCTTGGACCTCTCAGGATATTTCCAGCAGAACCCCCTCTGCCAGGTCTGGCATCGAGCGCTGCAAGTTGCTCCAGGGCCACATCTGAGATGTGCCAGGAGGAAGGGAACAAAAAACCCCAGTGGCAGCCCTGCGGGAGCCCCACACCAGCACGGCacctggggaaactgaggctcGGCGCTGATGTTTGGCAAAGGTTGTGCCATGAGTCAGCAGCGTGCTGGCAAAGGGACGCAGCGCTGGAGCCAGCAACCTCACCCTGCCGCCCTTCTCCCCGGCGAGACCCCCCACCcgccttctctctccttccacctTCCTTTGAGGCTTTCTCGGGAATTTATGGCTGCGCTCGTGCTGGCTCAAGCCGGGGTTATTTTTAGACTCTATAAAAAGCTGCCAGAGCCACTTTGCGCTGTGCTCCCGCGTGGCGCGCTGGGAATATTCACGCTTGGTGAATTGGCACCTGCCGGCGGGGCCGCGCTGGCTGCTCGCCGAGTTGGGGGCTCACAGGGCTCCAGGCGAGCTGGGGCGTTTTGGCCGCTGCCACAAGGGCTGGGTTGGAGCTGTTCCTCCTGCGTGCAGCCACGATTTTGCTGAGCTAAATGTGTCTGAGCCAGTCTAGACATGAGCTTACGGCGACCGCTTCTCGCTGTCCCCTTGGGTGCCCACAGTGCTGCCACAGGGATGGAGCTTCACATCAGGCTGTGATGCCCTGGCTGGATCCAGGTGTGCGGTGCACAGCACTGGGGTGCCCATCCAGCCCAGGGCTGCGGTAACCTTTGTGTTATCTGCTGTTTTTgcccctggtgctgctggctggtggGTGAATTCCTGAGGAATAACGCTTTGCTCCCTGTCCCAGGAGTTGGCACATGATGGCCCGGACACCCATGTACCAGGCAGCAGGCAATGTCCCGTCACTGTGCTCTCCCCAGCCCTCACCCCTTTTTCCCATGTCACACAGATTGATGAGATGCCAGAAGCTGCAGTAAAATCCTCCTCCAACAAATACCAAGTCTTCTTCTTTGGGACCCATGAAACGTGAGTGGGGTCATGGTGCATGTGGGGGTGGGGTCTGTGGGGCCATTGGGGTCATGGATGGGTCCCACTCTCTGTGGTCTGGGTCTCTTTGGGGGCCACGATGCCAGTgagccccctccccagctgctgttCCTCGTTGCTTCCCCCTGAGCAGGGCATTCCTGGGGCCCAAAGACCTCTTCCCCTATGAAGAATGCAAGGAGAAGTTTGGGAAGCCCAACAAAAGGAAAGGGTTCAGCGAAGGTTTGTGGGAAATCGAGCACAACCCAACTGTCAAAGCCTCCGGGTACCAGGTGGGCAACATCCCTCTGTGGCCACCTCCTGCCCTGTTCCCTGGGTGCCCTGTCCCCCTCTAAGCCCTGCATGTCtgtcccccccccacccccagcccacccAGAAGAAGACCTGCCCTGAGGATGCTGAGCCAGAGCAGGAGCCAGAGGGTGACGGGGAGAAGAAGGGCAACGCGGAGGGCAGCAGCGATGAGGAGGGGAAGCTAGTGATCGACGAGCAGTCCAAGGAGAAGAACGAGAAAGCCGGGATCAAGAGGAAAGCGGAAGATGCTTTGGAGGTAGGAAGGGGACAGGGACGTGGTAGGAGGGCACCGGGGCTGGGCTGAGCCCATTTCTCCCTACCCAGGCCTCCCCCAAGCGCGCCAAGGAGATGGAggggcaggaagcagagcagaaggtaGACAACGAAGAGGCCCCCAAGGAGGAGCCAAAACCCAACCCAGCCgaaggggagaaggagaagaacagCGACGCCGCCAGCGTGCCGGACGCCAACGAAGCCAAGCAGGAGGGCAAGGATAAAGCGGAGGAGGTCAGAGACCACAAGGAGAGGTGAGGGCAGTGAACGGGGTGGCCCCAGACCCCAAAAAGCGGGCTCCCTTCTATCCACATGGGCActggggggcagccctggcagcagagTGGGGATCTCAGTGCTGTGGGGTCCATCATCGCATTTCTTCTCGGCTCTCACAGCCTGTAGTGGCCTCCCTGGCGAGCTGATCTCctgctgccccttccctgcTGGGCTCCCAGGGTGTTGCCCCATCTCGCCCTCGTCGCCTCGTCAACGTCCACGGCTCcggaaacaagaaacaaacggaaaatgaaattcaaagaagacagaagaagaaaaaaagaaaaaaaaaaaaaaaaaaaggaagaaatgaagagaaaccCAGTAATGAGAACCCCTGAACCAACCCGCATCTCCTGGCCCTGCCGTCGCGGGGCGCATGCTTTGTATTAGTGATTTCTAGGGGGCTGATCAGttgatttgaaataaaagcGATTCATGCCTTTTTAAAGTGCTTCTGCCTGCGTTTTCCTCTGGAGGTGTTGGCCCCTTCCTGCCCTGGGCCCCTTTTGGGTCATTTTGTATTCTTGATACCAGAAGGAGCCCTGAAGGAAACGCAAATGGGAACGGAGGTGAActgaggaaggggaaaagaaagagatggggGCCCAGAGCCTCCGCCCTGACcccctggggagctgtggggctggagctgcagcagaaaatggAGCCCTGGCCGGGCTGCAGCACCATAGATAAAGCCGGGCTCGCAGCCGCCctgcccgctgctgctgctcccctcgAGCCCCTCTGTCCGGGCCTACTAATGTGGGGGGCAATGGGGGCCTCGGGAGGCGGCTGGAACTACAGCTCCCGGCGTGCCCCGCGGGGTGCCCCACGTGATCGCTCCGCCCAATCGCGGCCACTCCCGGCATGCACCGCGCCAGAGGCGGGGGGACAGAGGCCCAGCGCCCGCTGGGAGCTGGGGTGTGGGGGtcttggggggggggagttGGGGAAGCGCTGCGGGTTTGAACCCAGTCCCGTGCCCCCAGCCTTGGCACCATGCGTCTCTCGGCTCTCCTGGGCGTAGCGGCTCGTCTTAAGCTACCCAAGGATTACCGGCACGGCACTTGGCGGCCCGGCACCGCCGCCGAACGCCTCCGGAACCCCCCGGGGCAACGCCGCAAGAAAATCTTCGTGGAACCCATCAGCAGAGAGGATTGGAAAGTGTTCCGCGGTGACACGGTGAGCACACGGCACAAACCCGGGGGTACGAGGCTGGGGGAAGCCCCCGCTgaccgccccccccccccccccccccacccccaccccgtGCAGGTCCAGGTGCTGACCGGGAAGGACTCGGGGAAGCAGGGGATGGTCACCCAGGTTGTACGGGCCCGCAACTGGGTCGTGGTGGAAGGGCTGAACACGGTGAGTGTCAAACGCCGGGGTGGTCCCGGATGCATCCCGATGAACGCCGAGCAGCCGTAACCCTGCCCTGTCCCGCAGCACTACCGCTATGTCAATAGGAACGCCAAGTACAGCGGCACCTACATCGCCAGCGAGGCCCCGCTGCTGCTCAACCAGATCGCCCTGGTGGATCCCGAGGACCGGTAATTCGCAGTAGGGAACTGGGGAGCCCGCTGTTGGCTCAGCACCGACCTTCTCAGTAGACCTTCTCTttgcccctcactgcaagaaagacattgaggccctggagcgtgtgcagaggagggcgacgaagctggtgaggggtctggagcacagggctgatgaggagcggctgagggagctgggattgttcagtctggagaagaggaggctcaggggagacctcatggctctctataactacctgaagggaggttgtagtgaaccgggggtcggcctcttctctcttgtaaccggtgacaggacgagggggaatggcttcaagctgcaccaggggagatttaggctggacatgaggaaatactgcttttctgaaagagtggtcaggtgctggaacgggctgcccagggaggtggttgagtcaccgtccctggagatgttcacGAAACGTTTAGATctagcgttgagagacatggcttagtggggttatgttggtggtaggtggatggttggactagggaatcttgtaggtcttttccaacctagctgattctatgattctatgattctcgCACCCTGTGCCCACCAGGAAGCCGACTGAGGTAGACTGGAGGTACACAGAGGAGGGCGAGCGTGTCCGCGTCTCGTTACGCACCGGCCGCATCATCCCCCTACCCCTGAGGCAGCGCCGGGACGGCATCGTTCCTGAGCAGTATATCGGTGAGGGGGACGGGGGTtggctctgagctgcagaagcCAGCGAGGTGCTTGGAGGCTCAGCGCCGTCCCCTCCACCCGCAGATGGCCCCAAGGACACATCGGTGGATGACGCGCTGGATAAAACCTACACGCCGTCCCTGAAGACCTTTGAGGAGGAGATCATGGACGCCATGGGGATTGTGGAGACACGCAGGGCCAAGAAGTCCTACTGGTACTAAATCCTACGTGGAACTTGGCCTGGAGCTGCGTTCCGTGCTCCAACGGCAGCAGCTTGCAATAAAGATGCCCCTTTATTTTTCATGGCCGTGGTGCTTTGTGGCAGCTCTTGGTCACACTGACAGGATCCAAACTGTCCTgctctgccccctcccctcctgctcaCTCAGTCCAAGCCCTGCACCATGTAAAAAACAGGTTTTATTGTAGCTCGGGCCtcgcagccagcagctgggcaccCATCAGTCCCCACAGTATTGCTTAGCCCTGCCCCTGCCCGCAGGGCTCCACTCCACCCCTCACCGTGTCTTCATCCTCACCACTGTCCTTGTCCAGGCCTGACAGCACTGCATCCAGTGGTACCCGTGCGGCCACCAGCACCAGGTTGCGTGGGGAGAACCGGGGGTTGAAGAGGGGCACAAGGGCGCACTGGAAACCTgtggaaagagagagatggtTGGCACCTGCAGAGCCCCAGAGCCCCCTACCGCGCTGGCACTCACCTTGCTCTCGCAGGTAAAGCAGGCGATCGAGCAGGATGAGGGTCTCCACCAgtggggccagcagcagcaccaggctgaaGAAGGCAACCACCTTGTGCTGCTGACGCAGCATGGTGCACACTGACTCTGAATCCAGAGGCACGGAGGCTGAATCCAGCCCCACAAGTGGCAGCCCCAGCCGAGCATACCTGTGGGACAAAGCCATGCCGGTCCCACAAGTGCCCAAGGAAGATGCCAGGAGGGGGGGATCGAAGGGGCACCCACCCCATACGCACTCGGGGAAGCTGAGTGTGTGGGCTTTCTTCACTGTCTGCACTCCCAGGTGCTTCTTGCTGGGGTCAGCTGCCCGGATGAGGGTTTCCAGCACAGCACGGTAGCAGTGAACGCGCAAGCATTCACTGTCCCTGCCCAGCCTCTCTGTGTACTCCTCCACAGCATGGCATGCAGCCTCACGAGCCCGGTAGGAAAGCGTGTGGCCCGGCAACCCAGCCACCCAAGTGCTCAGTGGGTAGCCTGGAAGGCTGGAACCAGTTGGCTCAGGGCACGTGGAGAGCTTCATATAGCAGCAAGCTGCAGAGGTGACAGCAGCCACCTGGGGGCTGCGGGCAAAGTGGCGCAGCAGGGCCACGCTGAGGTCCCCACAGGCATGAAGTCCTGTCAGCAGTATCCGCTCACTGTCCGTGGACATTGCCAATGGGTTCCTGGCGGCGAGGGCTGGCCCTGGGGTGGGGGCCAGCAGGAATTCTTGCCCAGGAACCTGAGGGTCCAGCCAGCCAGCCACGTGTTGAGGGCATCGGGGACAAAGGGACGCAGGATCTGTACGTTCTGGGGCTGTgtttgggtggtgctgggagGGTGGCAGCCTCCTAGTGTCACTCCGTGCCTGGGCTTTCTTCAGCTCCCGCAGCAGCTCCTGGTCAAAGCGCTCTGCCAGGCTGACCAGGCGGCTGTCACCCTCCACAGCGGTGACGGACAAGCCAAGACTGAAGGCCAGGAAGCGTGAGAAGTGGCCCTGGGGGGGCAAGGGGACATGTCTGTGCGGGGGACATCCCTGAGGGTCACCTCGCAGCGGTTCCCTCCTACCTGCCCTGCACCCACATCCACCACTCGGTCACAGCCAGTGGCCTGGCTCAGCCGCTGCAGTACCTGTGGGGAGAGGGGACCGTGGGTTGACAGGGAAGCTGTGAGGTGACACTGGAGGGGAGAACTGGGGTACCTACCTTGCCGAGGCGCCGGATCTCGTGCTGCTTCTTGGGCTTGACATGGCGGCGCAGCAGTGGGTGCAAGTGGGGGCTTTGGCAGGGTGGGCATGGGGCCCCCCCCAGCTGTCCCCGGGGGAAGGAGAGCGCATGGGCAGCAGCGACAAAGGCCAGCAGGGAGAGTGGCCACACTGTGCCTGGCCCCACCGTGGCCCCTGTTCCCAGCAGCATGGTGGCCAGCTGCGGGGGATCTGCCACCTCCAGGGCTGCCTGCCAGGCCGGGGGGAGCTTTGCCCACAGCCCCTCAGCAAAGAAGTCCTGTGGGGAGTGAGAGTTGCTGAacacagggctggggacacgCTGGGGACATGGAGGACACGCTGGGAACACTCACAATGATGTAGGCGTCGAGCAGGGGACGGTACAGCGACAGGAGGCGGATGATGTCTGCTGCTcgctgctgctcccagtgcaAGGGGGGGCAGGGGGCACCTGCCATGGCCGTGATGTCACACTGTGATGTCACCTGAGGGTGTGATGTCACTCAGAGACCCCTCCTCTGGGGTCATGACATCACCCAGGGATGCCAACCCCCTGCCCGTCCATGACCTAACAGAGCCACAACATCCTTCAGTGCCATGACGCCATAGGGCTGTGACATCATCCACAGCTACAGCTCTTTACCTGCACCCGTGACATCACAGATCCGTGACATAACACGGTCGTGATGTCATGAGATGAGCTAGACCCCCTACCCAGGATCTCCTGGGCCATAGAGGCGCCCCTCCCACAGGCCAGAGCGGCCCCATGCGCCACTCACCGCCCGGCCCCTCCGCGTTCCCGCCGCGCCTCCGCGCATGCGTAACCGCCCGCGCGGCGCCCACGGAGCATGCGCAGCTCTGCCACCACCCCACTGCACAGGCGCCCGGGTGCTGCGCGAGGGTCGTGCGCATGCGCCTAGACGGCACTCGGGCTTCCGTTGCCGGCAGTTTCCGCTTCCGGTGGCgggagggagggggctgggTGCCGGGTGCCGTCGCCTTCAGCATGTCGGATCTCATCATCAACGTCAGCTTCGGGCTCGCCGCGCCCGCCCGCCGCGACCCGGCCGGGAACCGCAAGCACAGAAACTTCGTGAGGCGGCGGCGGTTGGAGCGGAAGCGTGCGCTCGGGCAGAAGCAGCGCCCGGCAGCACCGCAGCCCGGAGGGGGCCTCCCGAGGAAGCGCGGCTGCAGAGCCCGCGGGAAGAGGAGGCCGgaggcgggcggcggggagcgggagGAGCACGAAGAGAACGACCCCCCTGGGTCCTCCGGCGGCACTAAGCCTTCAGCCCGCAGCACCACGCAGGAAACGGGCACCAAAGGGTCGCAGCGAGCAAAGAAAGCCACCAAGGCCCTGGTGCGAGCCCCCGGGCTGCCCCCGGCGCCTAGCAAGTTTGTGGCGATCGACTGCGAGATGGTGGGCACGGGGCCCGGTGGGCGCAACAGTGACTTGGCCCGCTGTAGCATTGTGGACTATGAGGGTGACGTGCTGTACGACCGCTACGTGCGGCCCGCAGAGCCCATCGTGGACTACCGCACCCGCTGGAGTGGCATCCGCAAGCAGCACATGGCCAACGCTGTCCCCTTCTGCAAGGCCCAGCGGGAGGTGTGGTGTTGGGGGTGGTGTGGCCatggagcagggaaggaagacCATGCTCCTGGTGGGCTTCCAGGGCTGTCTGTGGTGGGCGGGGGGCTGCTGAGGACGTGACACCTTGGTGGGGTCTGCCCACATCCCATTTCTTGTCCTGCAGTGGAGAGGACACTTCCCCATGCATCTGCTGCTCCCATTCTGTCCCACATCATAGCCCAAAAGCTGTAATTCCTACTGGCAGCAGGGTAGACCCATGCTCCTGGGCACGAGCACCACTCTCTGTGGGGCAGAACCCTCTGATGGGTAGCATGGTGCACTGGGGCTTGCTCTAAtgttctctctttccctccccagaTCCTGAAGATCCTATCTGGGAAGGTGGTGATTGGCCACGCCATACACAATGACTTCAAGGCTCTGAAGTACTCTCACCCCAAAGTGCTCACCCGTGACACATCCAAAATCCCCTTATTGAACCAAAAGGGTGGGTTCCCCGAGGATGTCTCCATTTCCCTGAAGCGCCTCGCCAAGGAACTGCTGCACAAAGATATCCAGGTCTGCTGCTGGCCCTGTTTCATTCCTTAGCAGGTTCCACAGGAGGCTGCTGCAAAGCCACTTCTGGGGCAAGAAattccccagtgtccccagggaGCAGCGTGGGGAACGAACAGGCAGCATGAAGGGGCTGTGGGGAGCGTGCAAGAGCAGGAAGGTTTGCCCTGCTTGTTTGCAATCTATGCTTGGGGAAGGAACAGAGATGTGTTGTGTCCCATCCTGGGACTGGGGAATCCCAAGGTCAGTCACTGCCTTGTACCTCGctctcttctttcctgaaaGGCCACttgcaggagcagctcagctgcagagctggcagctgagAACATTGCTggggctttttctttctcagcagtgcCTTGGGCTGTGCCAACTCTTTGTCACTGTCCCCAACAGGTTGGCAAAAGCGGACATTCTTCAGTGGAGGACGCCAGGACCACCATGGAGCTGTACAAAGTCGTGGAAGCAGAGTGGGAGCAACACTTGATGCTGAACTCTGAGCAGGAGTGACTGCCCCACAGTCCAGCGCAGACCTCGCAGGGTTCTCAGAGCCTGGAGCCAGTGGGAGAAAGAATAGGatggagcagaggcagaaagTGCTGTGGGGCACTGCAGCCCCCTGGTAGTGGGGATAGTGGCATCATCAAGTTATGACTGTCCTTTCTCCCTACTCTGAGCATTGCACATGCCTTTGTTATACTGCGCTCTGTACCCCACCAGCAATGTGGGGAGAGCAGGGGCCACCTGTGCCTTCTGGGGGTCTCTCCAGTCCCAGATCAGCTCTGGGCTGTCAGAGCCTTATGGGACCCCAATCACGTTTGGGTGCCCAAGCCTGGCTGTACCAGGTAGAGCATTCCTGGGAGAGCAGCTGGGGGGTCCTTGTGGACAGGGGTTCTGcccagctgtgggcagagaGAGGACAGGGACAGCTCCAGCTACAGCACTGGGGCCGTGCCAGCCGGGCTCGTCCTGACAGATCCAAACCCAGCAAGTAACCTCTCATGTCCTCAGGCCAGTTACCTCCCATGTTTCATAACTACCTCTGACAAGGACCAGCAGGGGCCATGACTGCCACAGGGCTCCGGGACACAGGACGGGCTGAGGCAGGTCCCGCCAGCCGGGAAGTCCCCACgctcctgggagctgctcccCCGTGGGATTTGAGTGCTGCCTTCCTCTTTTGCGTAAGTGCTGCTGCGGGGGCTGGGGCGGGACCGCTGTCCCCatccgtctgtctgtccgtGCCACTGGGGACGCCGTGTCCTTCACGGACACCTCTGAACGCCGACATGTATTTGTTTGCTGAACTCTTGAACGTGCCCCGAGTTCTCGGTCTGCTCTGGTTAGCCCACCGTCGAGCTGCTTTGAAGTGAAATGTTTATGTTCAAAATgcccattaaaaagaaatgattaacaagcccttcctttctgcagcGGTGGGGATGGAGAGGGCTGCAGGGCCCTGGGGAAGGTGCTTAGCCCCGAGTGCACGGGAAGCGGTGCAGCCTGCACCCGTGGGGCATGTGACGACCGTGTCTGTCCCCCCCTGCGTCCCAAATTGCCAAGCTTGGCCGTGTATGGAGCAACAGGGGAAGCAGGAGGCACTTCCCACATCCCCAGCTTGCAGGCTCTGCGTGAAATCTTGATGTTGTTTGAAGTCAAAGCAGTTCAGGAGGGGGCCAGGGAAGGGCTTGCAAAGGAACAGGCACCGGCCTCGGCAAGGTCAGTCCCAAAATGGGttgagcagggctgcaggcacgGGCTGCTCCCCCACCTCTAAATCCTGTTTCTTGTGACCCCATTTTGGGGCcagggctgcacagagaggggaGAGGTGCCCAtgcctggtgctgagcagcagagctttGTCCTTCTGGGCTCCAAGCAGGCCCCTGGTGCCTGGGGTGACTGCTGTCAGCCGTCACCCAccacctgccagcagctgcttcGTGCTGACCTTTCCTGTACCTCTTCTTTATGCCCAGGTGTGAGCCAGCCCTACACAGGGCTCTGCAAAGTTCCAGCAATACTGGGACCGGTGTGCAGAGCCCAGGCTTCCTCCCCTTATTTCAGGCTGTGTGGACAGAGCTGTCCCCAGCTGGTACCCCCCATCTGCACCTGAGCCCCATAGTGGAGAGAGACTGGGAGTGGAGGAGAAGAGGGGTTTGGGGAGCAAAATGGGTCCTgaccccagctctgctgggcttAAGCTGGGTTCTGCTCTCTCCTTCCTGAGGCCCCATTAACAGCAAGATGAAAACATCACACTGACACTGTCCCTAGCTGGTGGATGCACTGTGCCCAGGGCAGAGTGGGCTGGGGACCGGCAGAATCTTCCCCTTGAGCCCCCCACTGCCACCGTTCCCTTGGCAATGAGCTCTGCCCACCCAGGATCCTGCTGgtgtggcagcaggagggagccTCGGCTCTCATTCCCTTCCCTGCATGAGGAGTGGAGCAGCCAAAACCAACAtgcccagcccaggctgctcGCCCTCTGCACCTCCTCCATCACCACAGCTCCAGCTGGTGGGCGCTGCCGGAGCGATGCCGGTGCTGAGTGGACCCTGGGAGCGCAGCCAGCCTGACCGGGGCATCCCCGTGCGTAGCTAGACACGACGGGCCCGAATGCACGTcacattttccagtgtttcGGGGGTGTTTATGCCTTTATGCTCAACTCTCAGCATGTTCCAGGCAAGGATAAGGGGTGGGAGCGACAATCGTGGCCGGAATAAAACGCTTCCCAACCTCCAGATGTTTGGCTGCATGACGAGAGCGGCCGAGCGAGAGACACTCGTTAAAAATCTGCCGGGTTTGGGGATGTCTGGGTCACTAGGAGGGGACAGTGGGGGCCCTGGTGTAAAGGATAGGGCCAGACAGCAGAGACCGAGGGGGAATTCTGTGGTCACAGCACCCGGAGCCCTGCaggatgctttcatttttgcttttaaacatgGGGGTGCCGGTGAGGGATGCCCAAGCCATGCAGTCAGGGGACAGAGGAGCAGGCAGCACGTTACCAAGCAGCCGTGCACACGTGTCCCTCGTGCAGTGTGCGTCCACTGGAGAGCTGTTGTGGCCCCAAGCACAAAGGAAGGTGAGGAGGCACCGGAGAGGCCGGGAGCCTTTGTGTCTGGCTGCGTTTGGAAGCAATTAAAGTAGGGTGGGAGTTTACAATCTGGGTTATAAATGGCCGACGGTTAAAAAGTTTTTACCTCTGGAAATGAGAACCATGCGGTCCGGCCCCATCTTGTCTGCAGATGTCGGGTGAGCCCCCGCTTAATGGAGCTcggggggggaaggggggggtcACAGCCTGGGGACAGGGGCTCCAACGGGGACCACAACGGGGTCCTATGGGTGCTGTGCCACCGCTGTGCTCCCTGCGAGGGGCTCAGGGCCGTTGTTGCTGTCACTCCACAGGGACTGGGGGCAACTGGGGGGCCGCGGTggtgctcagagggctgtggttCGCTGGGATCACTGCAGTGCGTTGCAGTGCCAGCTGTTTCCAGTGGCCGAtccagctgtgcagccaggCGTGGGAGCTCCGTGGCTCCAGCGTAATCCCCGTCTCCGTGTGCAGCCATCCTGGGACAAACGGCCCCACTCGCGTTTGCAGCCGGAGCCAGGGCTTCGTGGGCCAGGAAAGGGGgaatggggggggggaacagAGAGGGTTTATCCACCCTTCCCCGTGCAATTCCTTCCAGATGTGGGGCTGCGGGGTTCGGTTCCACCCGGCCGCGTCCTGGGGGCTCGGCGTGAGGGtccacagctctgcccacacCCCCACCCGTGCTCCCCTGCAGCCGGTTCTCCTGGAAATGTGGCATTTTTTCGCTCTTTCTCCAAATATGGGGGTAAAACGTTCAGCATCACTCATCCCCCCACGCTGGAGGGGACGTAGATCCTGTTACACAGGGATGAAAGGGATGGGGGTGACCCTCGTCGGAcccctccagctctgcctgggggTGCACGGGTGGGGTGCAGCGTGgggctttttcctttccccatgcTTCCCATGCTGCAGCCCGCGGAGCATCGGCGACGCTGTAGGTAAGGTTATGTCAGCCCTTTGTTACAAATCCTGTTCTTCAGGGGATTAGAGGCATGCTGCAAGCCAGGGCTTGGCTCACGAAAATCACAGCCTAGAAATTTGGGGGCGAGGAAGCCGGGGCCAGGAGGAGGGGAGGCAGATCCCAGCAAGAGGGGTTTCaggaagggcaggagggagctggaaGGCACTTCCCAAGCTGTGAGCAGCGAGCTCAGCTTTACTGCTGGTTTGCACGGGCTGTGCAGAGATCTCCAGCTGTTGGGTGGCCCTCTGCACCCCAAATCTGCCAAACCTTGGACCCGTGGGGCAGCCCGCACTCCTGCAGACAATGGACATGGCTGAGGGTATCCACCACCGCACAGAAGTCTGTT
Protein-coding regions in this window:
- the ISG20L2 gene encoding interferon-stimulated 20 kDa exonuclease-like 2 isoform X2; this encodes MRLDGTRASVAGSFRFRWREGGGWVPGAVAFSMSDLIINVSFGLAAPARRDPAGNRKHRNFVRRRRLERKRALGQKQRPAAPQPGGGLPRKRGCRARGKRRPEAGGGEREEHEENDPPGSSGGTKPSARSTTQETGTKGSQRAKKATKALVRAPGLPPAPSKFVAIDCEMVGTGPGGRNSDLARCSIVDYEGDVLYDRYVRPAEPIVDYRTRWSGIRKQHMANAVPFCKAQREVWCWGWCGHGAGKEDHAPDPEDPIWEGGDWPRHTQ
- the ISG20L2 gene encoding interferon-stimulated 20 kDa exonuclease-like 2 isoform X1 codes for the protein MSDLIINVSFGLAAPARRDPAGNRKHRNFVRRRRLERKRALGQKQRPAAPQPGGGLPRKRGCRARGKRRPEAGGGEREEHEENDPPGSSGGTKPSARSTTQETGTKGSQRAKKATKALVRAPGLPPAPSKFVAIDCEMVGTGPGGRNSDLARCSIVDYEGDVLYDRYVRPAEPIVDYRTRWSGIRKQHMANAVPFCKAQREILKILSGKVVIGHAIHNDFKALKYSHPKVLTRDTSKIPLLNQKGGFPEDVSISLKRLAKELLHKDIQVGKSGHSSVEDARTTMELYKVVEAEWEQHLMLNSEQE